GAGTGATCTCTGATTTTTTGAATTGCTTTGCTGCTTTAAATAAAATTTTTCTTGCTTGATCTTCGTTTTCTGTATTCTTGAACGCCAATGCCAAGTTCACATGGTTGTCTGCATTCTTAGGATCTTTCATGATCGCTTTTTGGCAAACTTGTTTTGCGCTATCATGATAATTTTGATCTATTTCGATTTTACAAAATTCATTGAGCCAGTATTTTTTATCTCCAAATTTTTCCATCACCTCAATAATGACAAGCCGAGCATCATAAGAATTCTTTTGATCCAAATAAACTTCAAAGAGTCCCTGGTAAGCTTTTTCATACTTAGGAGCTTTGACAATAGACTCCCTGTAAACTGGAATAGCTTCAACAATTTTACCAATTTTTCTGTAAGCATCTCCCAATCTTGTGTACTGGCCCGGAGTGGCTTTGCCGTCAATCTTGATTAACTCTAGCGCCCTGATTTCTTCCTGTGTGTCACCCGTTGTATTATAGATCCTAGATAAAAGATCCAAAACCTCTATGGCTTGCGGTTTATTTGCCAATTTTAAATTGGCGATGGCTTTATTGTAGTTTTTAATTTTCACGTAGAGTTCAGAGATCGCTATGTAATCTTTTTTAGTTTTTTCTGGTCGCGCTTCTAATGCGGCAATCTGCTCATTGATTCCTACTTTATCTACGGAGGCAATACCTCGCGCACCTTTCTTCTTCGCTATTTTCTTGTTTGATTTTTTACTTTGTGATTTTTGATTCTGCGCCAGTGCTTTTTCAATTTCACTTTGAGTAGAGGATTTTGATTTCTTCTTCATAGCAACTTTGAGTTCAGCTTGGGCCGAGCTTGCAATTGTTATGATTAAAATATAAATCAAAAAATTCTTCATTATCAATCCTGACTCTTACTGTAGTTCATAACCTGACCACCAAAGAATATCACTATGACCAAAATGATTGCTGCAATAATTATGATCTTAAGAAAATCTGGTAATGTTATATTTTCATCCGCTGAGCTTTTCTTTTCTTCTTCTTTAGCTATACTAACAGGAACTCTTTTACC
The window above is part of the Bdellovibrionota bacterium genome. Proteins encoded here:
- a CDS encoding tetratricopeptide repeat protein; this translates as MKNFLIYILIITIASSAQAELKVAMKKKSKSSTQSEIEKALAQNQKSQSKKSNKKIAKKKGARGIASVDKVGINEQIAALEARPEKTKKDYIAISELYVKIKNYNKAIANLKLANKPQAIEVLDLLSRIYNTTGDTQEEIRALELIKIDGKATPGQYTRLGDAYRKIGKIVEAIPVYRESIVKAPKYEKAYQGLFEVYLDQKNSYDARLVIIEVMEKFGDKKYWLNEFCKIEIDQNYHDSAKQVCQKAIMKDPKNADNHVNLALAFKNTENEDQARKILFKAAKQFKKSEITQWNAGQMSCAIKNWEQASEQFKACVKSDANSGRCYLGWGKAQFELKKYDKALEYLNKSCPYVKGADVEIRRLSYELDKIKDTKNSKKYMSATDKCSTDWFNYAKKNKEAPVYKINTDRCFFP